Proteins found in one bacterium genomic segment:
- a CDS encoding PAAR domain-containing protein — protein MPPAARILVDMHTCPAATPGTPPVPHVGGPIIGPGVVNVIILGSPAAVMGDMVTCVGPPGTILKGSMTVMIGGKPAARQFDPSGHGGQIVTGALTVIIGG, from the coding sequence ATGCCTCCAGCAGCAAGAATATTGGTGGATATGCATACGTGTCCGGCGGCGACCCCTGGTACTCCTCCAGTGCCACATGTGGGGGGGCCGATAATCGGGCCTGGTGTGGTGAATGTGATAATCTTAGGTTCTCCGGCAGCCGTTATGGGGGATATGGTGACATGCGTAGGCCCTCCGGGGACTATCCTTAAGGGGTCGATGACAGTTATGATAGGGGGAAAACCTGCAGCTCGACAGTTTGATCCGAGTGGTCATGGAGGGCAGATAGTAACCGGAGCATTGACGGTGATTATCGGCGGTTGA